The following proteins are co-located in the Bacillus pumilus genome:
- a CDS encoding ABC transporter substrate-binding protein, translating to MNKKIMMMCAAFFLTVILSACGNNGASEANGKVTLTLFSTMSNSGERKAFEEVIRDFEQEHESIRIDANFPGNSYEDMIRVKMGANDMPDLFDTHGWAKLRYSEYVADLKEMDWVKQLDPSLDQILKDKDGKVYAYPLNQAKDGLSFNANLLKEYGIEVPKTLNELKSALQTVKEKSKGDVVPLWIPGGDNSNIAQVFDELATPLLITDQKHQYGKELENGSFDWSNYTPLAQFMKELKDQDLLNKDVLTAKLSQAPELMAQNKIAFTFVGGSLGPEATELNQSIKVGTMPVPAIQEGDKQSWIGGERFTVAAWKESKHLKEAKQFIDFLAKPENAKKIAEGTSSETALKQVKAKNYYSTFYEQYEHIKIEPYFDRKYLPSGMWAVMATTGQELLAGSITPEQLSKKMEEEYKRLKKQ from the coding sequence ATGAATAAAAAAATCATGATGATGTGTGCAGCCTTTTTCTTGACCGTTATTTTGTCTGCTTGCGGCAATAACGGCGCGTCTGAAGCAAACGGAAAGGTCACCCTGACTCTATTTTCCACGATGAGTAACAGCGGGGAAAGAAAAGCGTTTGAAGAAGTGATTCGTGATTTTGAACAAGAACATGAAAGCATTCGGATCGATGCCAATTTCCCTGGCAACAGCTACGAAGATATGATACGCGTCAAAATGGGGGCGAACGATATGCCTGACCTATTTGATACACATGGCTGGGCGAAATTGCGCTATAGCGAGTATGTGGCTGATTTAAAGGAGATGGACTGGGTCAAACAGCTTGATCCTTCACTCGACCAGATATTAAAGGACAAAGATGGCAAAGTGTATGCCTATCCGCTGAATCAAGCCAAGGACGGGCTCAGTTTTAATGCCAATCTTTTAAAAGAATACGGCATTGAAGTACCTAAAACACTAAATGAACTCAAAAGTGCTTTACAAACGGTCAAAGAAAAAAGCAAGGGAGATGTTGTGCCGCTCTGGATACCGGGAGGGGATAATTCAAATATCGCCCAAGTCTTTGATGAACTAGCCACGCCTTTATTAATCACCGATCAAAAACATCAATACGGTAAAGAACTTGAAAACGGATCATTTGATTGGTCTAACTATACACCGCTTGCACAGTTCATGAAGGAGCTGAAGGATCAAGACCTTTTAAACAAAGATGTCCTTACAGCGAAACTATCACAAGCTCCTGAGCTGATGGCGCAAAACAAAATCGCTTTCACTTTTGTCGGGGGATCTCTAGGTCCTGAAGCGACAGAGCTCAATCAATCGATCAAAGTAGGGACGATGCCTGTTCCAGCCATTCAAGAAGGAGATAAGCAAAGCTGGATTGGCGGAGAACGGTTTACTGTCGCTGCATGGAAGGAATCCAAACATCTAAAAGAAGCAAAACAATTCATCGACTTTTTAGCAAAACCAGAAAATGCGAAAAAAATCGCAGAGGGCACATCCTCTGAAACCGCCTTAAAGCAGGTGAAAGCCAAAAACTATTACTCTACGTTTTACGAGCAATACGAACATATCAAGATTGAACCATATTTTGACCGGAAATACTTACCGAGCGGTATGTGGGCTGTCATGGCAACAACTGGTCAAGAATTATTAGCAGGCTCTATCACACCAGAACAATTATCAAAGAAAATGGAAGAGGAATATAAGCGCCTGAAAAAACAATAG
- a CDS encoding LacI family DNA-binding transcriptional regulator gives MTTLKDIAHDAKVSVSTVSRVLNGDQTLAVSHATRQNILDIAKKLNYTPVRARKADQPEGKSPSVSPVIGVVVAQSIDEELNDPFFSSIRKGIEKEYAKQDLSTLHTFRLRSMDKGAMLKDIDGLIVIGRISPDTVEKMTNRMEHIVFINHYADEDLYDCVHVDFVRAADRGIRHLQSLGYTHLGYIGGKEREHYFEGNAVIEDERQTTFMKRMQEAGGLHMDDIHIGEYSMQEGYTLMQQAIQKGNLPEAFFIGSDSMAIGAMRALHEAGLRVPLDVSIVGFNDIEAASFSSPTLTTVKVYTEEMGEVGLKLLLERIRGRKLPLKVVVPTKLIKRGSTCPIHERG, from the coding sequence ATGACCACACTCAAAGATATTGCTCATGATGCAAAAGTGTCCGTTTCTACTGTATCCCGTGTGTTAAATGGCGACCAAACGCTAGCCGTTTCACACGCAACAAGACAAAACATCCTCGACATAGCCAAAAAATTAAACTATACCCCAGTGAGAGCAAGAAAAGCCGATCAACCAGAAGGAAAAAGCCCATCTGTATCCCCAGTCATCGGTGTCGTTGTCGCACAATCCATTGATGAAGAATTAAATGATCCCTTTTTTTCATCCATTCGAAAAGGAATCGAAAAAGAATATGCCAAACAAGACCTGTCCACCCTCCATACATTTCGCCTGAGAAGCATGGACAAAGGTGCGATGCTAAAGGATATAGACGGTTTGATCGTCATTGGACGAATCAGCCCCGATACTGTTGAAAAAATGACAAATCGCATGGAGCACATTGTTTTTATCAATCATTATGCAGATGAAGATTTGTATGATTGCGTACATGTGGACTTTGTAAGAGCGGCTGATCGCGGGATTCGTCACCTGCAATCTCTCGGCTACACACACCTAGGCTATATCGGCGGGAAAGAACGGGAACATTATTTCGAAGGGAACGCTGTCATTGAGGACGAAAGACAAACGACTTTTATGAAAAGAATGCAAGAGGCAGGAGGTCTTCATATGGATGACATCCACATTGGTGAATACTCCATGCAAGAAGGTTATACGCTTATGCAGCAAGCCATCCAAAAAGGAAATCTCCCAGAAGCCTTTTTTATCGGAAGTGACTCCATGGCGATCGGTGCTATGCGCGCTCTACATGAAGCGGGTCTCCGTGTGCCTCTAGATGTATCCATTGTTGGGTTTAATGACATTGAAGCCGCTTCATTTTCAAGCCCCACGCTCACGACCGTCAAAGTGTATACAGAAGAAATGGGGGAAGTTGGTCTAAAGCTTTTGCTTGAACGGATACGAGGAAGAAAGCTGCCTCTAAAAGTCGTCGTACCAACTAAGCTCATTAAACGGGGCAGCACATGCCCCATCCATGAAAGGGGGTGA
- the alsE gene encoding D-allulose 6-phosphate 3-epimerase, translating into MTAIFSPSLMCMDLTHFREQIHLLNTRANRYHVDIMDGHYVKNITLSPFFIEQLRKLTDVPIDVHLMAEHPQEFLIDACIDAGATMICLHPEVVQKDVFRIIRHIHQRECEVGFVLNPATPVAALDAFIHLIDRVTIMTIDPGFAGQPFIQEMLQKIKEVKDVKEKGGYSFSIEVDGSCNENTFRLLAEAGNEIYIIGTSGLFGLHEQLDTAWETMKQLFAKETATIESP; encoded by the coding sequence ATGACAGCCATTTTTTCACCTTCACTGATGTGCATGGATTTAACACACTTCCGTGAACAAATTCATCTTCTTAACACGAGAGCAAATCGGTATCATGTCGACATCATGGATGGTCATTACGTGAAGAATATCACCTTATCACCCTTTTTCATTGAACAGCTTCGGAAACTGACAGATGTACCGATTGATGTTCATCTTATGGCCGAACACCCCCAGGAATTTTTAATCGATGCATGTATTGATGCAGGCGCAACCATGATTTGTTTACACCCAGAAGTCGTGCAAAAAGACGTCTTTCGAATCATCCGGCATATCCACCAAAGAGAGTGTGAGGTCGGCTTTGTCTTAAATCCTGCCACACCAGTTGCGGCGTTAGATGCTTTTATTCATTTAATAGACCGAGTGACGATCATGACGATCGATCCAGGCTTTGCCGGACAGCCTTTTATTCAAGAAATGCTTCAGAAAATCAAAGAGGTGAAGGATGTAAAAGAGAAGGGAGGATACTCGTTTTCAATCGAAGTAGACGGCTCTTGTAATGAAAACACCTTCCGCCTCCTTGCTGAGGCTGGAAATGAGATCTACATCATCGGCACCTCAGGCTTATTTGGCCTTCATGAACAACTCGACACCGCCTGGGAAACAATGAAGCAATTATTTGCAAAAGAAACAGCCACAATTGAATCGCCTTAG
- a CDS encoding PTS ascorbate transporter subunit IIC: MIELIMNDILGTPAILIGLFALAGLLLQKKSAADTVSGTLKTTMGFLILGAGATVVSDSLGVFRKMFEAAFHIQGVVPNTDAMAAIAQKEFGTQTALIMIFGMLVNLLLAKFTPFKYVFLTGHHTLYMAAMLAVVLSTAGMHGALLVTTGSIILGTAMVIAPAILQPYTRKVTGNDDLALGHFSTFGYFTAGMIGKWVGRPEKSTETIQVPKSLGFLRDTSVAISITMALLFFAIAPFAGISFIEQISGGTNFAVFILIQAITFAAGVYIILAGVRMAIGEIVPAFKGIADRFVKGAKPALDAPTVFPFAPNAVIIGFLCSFAGGILSIFLLPLFGLTVIVPGLVPHFFCGATAGVYGNATGGVRGAVAGAFVNGLLLSFLPACLLPVLGTLGFEGTTFGDTDFGIIGILIGMIKFLFHL; this comes from the coding sequence ATGATAGAACTGATCATGAACGATATATTGGGCACGCCTGCAATTCTCATCGGTTTGTTTGCACTAGCCGGTTTACTTTTGCAGAAAAAATCAGCCGCAGATACCGTGTCAGGCACCTTGAAAACAACCATGGGATTCTTAATATTAGGAGCCGGCGCCACAGTCGTGTCTGATTCACTTGGTGTTTTTCGAAAAATGTTTGAAGCAGCCTTTCACATTCAAGGAGTTGTTCCAAATACAGATGCCATGGCGGCCATTGCCCAAAAGGAATTCGGTACACAGACAGCGCTCATTATGATTTTTGGCATGCTGGTCAATCTGTTACTGGCAAAATTCACACCCTTTAAATACGTCTTTTTAACAGGTCACCATACCTTATATATGGCTGCGATGCTCGCAGTCGTTCTCTCAACAGCCGGAATGCACGGAGCGCTCCTTGTCACCACCGGTTCGATCATATTAGGTACAGCTATGGTGATTGCACCCGCTATCCTTCAGCCCTATACAAGGAAAGTCACCGGAAACGATGATCTCGCGCTCGGCCACTTCAGTACCTTCGGTTATTTTACAGCGGGAATGATCGGCAAATGGGTAGGCCGTCCAGAGAAATCTACAGAGACCATTCAAGTGCCTAAATCACTCGGCTTTCTAAGAGATACATCTGTTGCAATTTCGATCACAATGGCTTTGCTGTTCTTTGCGATCGCACCGTTTGCAGGGATTTCCTTTATAGAACAGATCAGCGGAGGCACGAATTTCGCCGTCTTTATTCTCATCCAGGCCATTACCTTTGCAGCTGGTGTATATATTATTTTAGCAGGGGTTCGGATGGCAATTGGTGAAATCGTGCCTGCTTTTAAAGGGATTGCCGATCGCTTTGTGAAAGGAGCAAAGCCGGCCCTTGATGCGCCAACCGTTTTTCCATTTGCTCCAAATGCGGTCATCATCGGTTTTTTATGCAGCTTTGCAGGAGGAATTTTGTCCATTTTCCTTTTGCCTTTGTTTGGTTTAACTGTGATTGTCCCTGGTCTTGTCCCGCACTTTTTTTGCGGTGCTACAGCAGGAGTGTATGGCAATGCAACAGGAGGGGTGAGAGGTGCTGTCGCAGGGGCATTTGTGAATGGATTACTTCTTTCATTCTTACCTGCTTGTTTACTCCCTGTGTTAGGAACTCTTGGCTTTGAAGGGACAACTTTTGGAGATACAGACTTCGGTATCATCGGAATCTTGATTGGAATGATCAAGTTTTTATTTCATCTTTAA
- a CDS encoding PTS sugar transporter subunit IIB, with translation MKKILVVCGNGLGSSFIVEMNVKKALEELGLLAKVDHTDLSTSKNEKADLYIGAKDIIDQLDDGTRKVAGLNNLLDQESIKDVLRKHI, from the coding sequence ATGAAAAAAATTCTTGTTGTGTGCGGAAACGGATTAGGAAGCAGCTTTATTGTAGAAATGAATGTCAAAAAAGCTTTAGAAGAGTTAGGCCTTTTAGCTAAAGTGGATCATACCGATCTCAGTACAAGTAAAAATGAAAAAGCCGATCTGTATATCGGAGCAAAAGACATTATTGATCAACTGGATGACGGTACAAGAAAGGTTGCTGGATTAAATAACTTGTTAGACCAGGAATCCATTAAAGACGTTCTTCGCAAACACATATAA
- a CDS encoding BglG family transcription antiterminator has protein sequence MYLTKRGTTLLSMLLHTTSYLSIEDLQNRLNVSTRTVYSDIKRMNNWLETHQLSRVQRKEQFGYYLNPSEKEAILKKADTILVGHDYEPCVKERRAILLLSIACSEKRLRIDDFIEMTKVSRNTLLEDMKQLKEALSKQQLTLHYQAACGYFLSGDERAIRLALKPYIHFIRTMIKNEKTFPSFWLKGPISYKRLHLLLQHSEQELKLEFADDMLDQLSLDLFFYFKRMKLGRAVHLSNEEKRTLQETDECLAAIRFMAQIQKETSLHVHDDEIYFLSTLWLSAKKQKLPSSKKPEEHLIRTIARQMIFDFQRYACISFQEPEALEKNLTMHLIPAYYRLIYHVGIINELTDSMKKAQPEVFEITQKVACHLEKATCSKMSDHEIAYVAMHFGGWMRREGISPIERRSVYIVCGEGIGTSHMLKTQLLELIGYIEVRALLSKRSYEELSSIDADFVVSTTPISFKGKPVHVVHPILTAYEKKILLQYGDGGETRLDEQRVDVLFNIIQQHTIVQNEKALLRDLKELLHPEYVSHQKGWKPVLNDLLTEETIQLQQTAETWQEALTKAAQPLLDQNAIQGGYVEAMIQSVHQNGPYIVIAPQVAIPHARPEDGVNTLSMSLMSFKQPVYFSKDEKKQVRLVIVLAAIDSMTHLKALKQLTMLLSDEKRIQQLIEAEELASIQELIDQFSQV, from the coding sequence CTGTATTTAACCAAAAGGGGCACCACTTTATTATCGATGCTGCTTCACACGACATCTTATCTATCAATCGAAGACTTACAGAATCGACTGAATGTCTCTACTCGAACCGTCTACTCCGACATCAAACGAATGAATAACTGGCTCGAAACACATCAGCTTAGCCGTGTTCAGCGAAAAGAACAGTTTGGCTACTATTTAAATCCAAGTGAGAAAGAAGCGATTCTGAAAAAAGCAGACACCATTCTCGTCGGTCATGATTATGAACCATGTGTAAAGGAAAGGCGTGCGATTCTGCTCTTATCCATTGCGTGCAGCGAGAAACGCTTAAGGATTGATGATTTCATAGAGATGACAAAGGTAAGCCGGAATACATTGCTTGAAGATATGAAACAGCTAAAAGAGGCGCTTTCAAAGCAGCAGCTCACCCTTCATTATCAGGCAGCCTGCGGCTATTTTTTATCAGGTGACGAAAGAGCGATTCGATTGGCTTTAAAGCCCTATATCCACTTCATTCGAACAATGATCAAAAACGAAAAAACGTTTCCTTCGTTTTGGTTAAAGGGCCCTATTTCATATAAGCGGTTACACCTTCTCCTCCAGCACTCAGAACAAGAACTTAAGCTCGAGTTTGCAGATGACATGCTGGATCAGCTGTCTTTGGATCTCTTTTTCTACTTCAAGCGGATGAAGCTAGGACGTGCTGTGCATCTTTCAAACGAAGAAAAGCGTACATTGCAGGAAACAGATGAATGCTTGGCTGCTATTCGCTTCATGGCACAGATTCAAAAAGAAACCAGTCTTCATGTTCATGATGATGAAATCTATTTTCTTAGCACGCTATGGCTCAGCGCAAAGAAACAAAAGCTTCCATCAAGTAAAAAACCTGAAGAGCATCTCATTCGTACCATCGCCAGACAAATGATATTTGACTTTCAGCGGTATGCTTGTATTTCCTTTCAAGAGCCAGAAGCCTTAGAGAAAAACTTAACCATGCATTTAATTCCGGCCTATTACAGGCTCATCTATCACGTTGGGATCATCAATGAATTAACAGATTCGATGAAAAAAGCACAGCCAGAGGTGTTTGAAATCACTCAAAAGGTCGCATGCCATTTAGAAAAGGCGACCTGTTCAAAGATGAGCGACCACGAAATTGCGTATGTTGCGATGCATTTTGGCGGCTGGATGAGAAGAGAAGGGATTTCACCGATTGAGAGGCGTTCTGTATACATTGTCTGCGGCGAAGGAATTGGCACAAGTCACATGCTGAAAACACAGCTGCTTGAATTAATCGGCTACATCGAGGTACGCGCTCTGTTATCTAAGCGTTCATATGAAGAATTGTCATCCATCGATGCCGACTTTGTTGTATCAACAACACCGATTTCGTTTAAAGGAAAACCCGTTCACGTCGTTCACCCTATTCTTACCGCCTATGAGAAAAAAATATTGCTCCAATATGGGGATGGCGGGGAAACCAGGCTTGATGAGCAAAGGGTAGACGTTTTATTCAACATCATTCAGCAGCATACCATCGTACAAAATGAAAAAGCACTGCTTCGTGATCTTAAGGAGCTGCTTCATCCCGAATATGTATCCCATCAGAAAGGGTGGAAACCAGTGTTAAACGATTTATTAACAGAAGAAACCATTCAGCTCCAGCAAACCGCAGAAACGTGGCAAGAGGCCCTCACAAAAGCAGCGCAGCCTTTACTCGATCAAAATGCCATTCAGGGAGGTTATGTGGAAGCCATGATTCAGTCCGTTCATCAAAATGGGCCTTATATTGTGATTGCACCACAAGTGGCGATTCCGCATGCCAGACCAGAGGACGGCGTGAACACATTAAGCATGTCACTCATGTCATTCAAACAGCCTGTTTACTTTTCAAAGGATGAAAAAAAGCAGGTTCGGCTCGTCATTGTGCTAGCTGCCATTGACAGTATGACTCACCTGAAAGCACTCAAACAGCTGACCATGCTGCTAAGTGATGAAAAACGAATCCAACAATTAATTGAAGCAGAGGAATTAGCATCGATTCAAGAACTAATTGATCAATTTTCACAAGTATAA
- a CDS encoding MarR family winged helix-turn-helix transcriptional regulator has product MIHTMRRLATRTVLFHQAAAQSLGLFPTDLKSADLLNELGPLTAGELSEKTGLSSGAVTALIDRLEKAGYAKREKDPKDKRRVIIVPLTAGKSQVKQLFRSLSASTKELTNEYKPEELDLIIQFISETAHIMDQELQLLKSKS; this is encoded by the coding sequence ATGATTCATACGATGAGGCGACTTGCCACACGAACGGTTTTGTTCCACCAAGCGGCCGCTCAATCGCTCGGCCTTTTCCCAACAGATCTCAAATCAGCCGATTTATTAAACGAACTGGGACCACTCACAGCAGGCGAATTAAGTGAAAAAACAGGTCTTAGCTCAGGTGCCGTCACGGCTCTTATTGACCGGCTTGAAAAAGCAGGCTACGCCAAAAGGGAGAAGGACCCAAAAGACAAGCGAAGGGTCATCATTGTTCCACTGACTGCGGGGAAATCACAGGTGAAACAACTTTTCCGATCTTTATCAGCTTCAACCAAAGAACTGACAAATGAGTACAAGCCCGAAGAATTAGATCTCATCATTCAATTTATTTCCGAAACAGCTCATATCATGGATCAAGAACTCCAACTGCTCAAATCTAAATCGTAA
- a CDS encoding MDR family MFS transporter codes for MNTVDKGKASTRFVVIGLLLGIFMAAMDNTIVATAMGSIVADLGSFDKFAWVTASYMVAVMAGMPIYGKLSDMYGRKRFFLFGLIFFLIGSALCGIAQTMDQLIIYRAIQGLGGGALLPIAFTIIFDIFPPEKRGKMSGMFGAVFGLSSVLGPLLGAIITDSIGWHWVFYINVPIGIVSVILIARYYQESLEHRKQKIDWSGAITLVVSVVSLMFALELGGKSYAWDSVQILTLFAVFVVFGTIFFIVERKAEEPIISFWMFKNRLFATSQILAFLYGGTFIILAVFIPIFVQAVYGESATSAGFILTPMMIGSVIGSMIGGTMQTKVPFRRLMTISVISFFAGMMLLANMSPDTARLWLTLFMMISGFGVGFSFSLLPSASMNDLSPRYRGSANSTNSFMRSLGMTLGVTVFGTIQTNVLTNRLADAFSGMKGAPSQIGDPQAIFQEGARSQIPPDILNKVIDAMSQSITYVFMIALFPIALAAITVVFMGNARVRTSNEMKESE; via the coding sequence ATGAATACTGTGGATAAAGGCAAGGCATCCACTCGCTTCGTTGTCATCGGTTTGCTGTTAGGTATTTTTATGGCAGCGATGGACAATACCATTGTCGCAACAGCGATGGGGAGCATCGTAGCAGATTTAGGCAGTTTTGATAAATTTGCTTGGGTGACCGCTTCTTACATGGTGGCAGTGATGGCCGGAATGCCGATTTATGGAAAGCTTTCTGATATGTATGGTCGAAAGCGTTTTTTTCTGTTTGGACTTATTTTCTTTTTAATTGGATCTGCGCTGTGTGGTATTGCACAAACGATGGATCAGCTCATTATTTACCGAGCCATTCAAGGGCTTGGAGGCGGTGCACTGCTTCCGATCGCATTTACGATTATCTTTGATATCTTCCCGCCTGAAAAGCGCGGAAAAATGTCAGGTATGTTTGGTGCAGTATTTGGTTTATCAAGTGTACTTGGCCCGCTGTTAGGTGCCATTATTACGGATTCGATCGGCTGGCATTGGGTTTTCTATATTAACGTGCCAATCGGTATCGTCAGTGTGATCTTGATCGCCAGATACTATCAGGAATCGCTTGAGCATCGTAAGCAGAAAATCGACTGGTCAGGTGCCATTACTCTTGTCGTTTCAGTTGTAAGCTTGATGTTCGCACTTGAGCTTGGTGGTAAATCTTATGCTTGGGATTCCGTACAAATCCTAACACTATTTGCTGTATTTGTTGTCTTCGGTACCATCTTTTTTATCGTTGAGCGTAAAGCTGAGGAACCGATTATTTCATTTTGGATGTTTAAAAATCGTTTATTTGCGACATCTCAAATTTTAGCGTTTTTATATGGCGGGACGTTTATAATTCTTGCCGTCTTTATCCCTATTTTCGTGCAGGCAGTGTACGGTGAATCTGCGACAAGTGCAGGCTTCATTTTAACTCCGATGATGATAGGGTCCGTCATTGGCAGTATGATTGGCGGAACGATGCAGACGAAAGTACCTTTCAGACGCCTTATGACCATTTCTGTGATTTCATTTTTCGCTGGGATGATGCTGCTTGCCAACATGTCACCAGATACAGCAAGACTCTGGCTCACGCTCTTTATGATGATATCAGGCTTTGGTGTCGGCTTTAGCTTCTCCCTTCTGCCATCTGCTTCAATGAATGATCTCTCTCCGCGCTATCGCGGCAGTGCAAACTCAACCAATTCGTTTATGAGATCACTTGGGATGACGTTAGGTGTGACGGTTTTCGGGACGATTCAAACAAATGTCCTGACGAATCGTTTAGCAGATGCCTTCAGCGGAATGAAAGGAGCCCCTTCTCAAATTGGCGATCCGCAAGCCATTTTCCAAGAGGGTGCCCGCTCACAAATTCCGCCTGATATTTTAAATAAAGTCATCGATGCGATGTCACAAAGTATTACGTACGTATTTATGATTGCTTTATTCCCGATTGCACTTGCGGCGATTACGGTCGTATTTATGGGGAATGCACGAGTACGCACATCAAACGAAATGAAAGAAAGTGAATAA
- a CDS encoding class II fructose-bisphosphate aldolase produces MPLLSTTPMLEAAKKEKYGIVAFNVHSFDSIYWVLETAAELKSPVILQTTVGTVQSLGAKAIADTVKAAADQYQIPIGLHLDHCTDFDVILTCIRAGYTSVMIDASMHSYEENVRRTKEVVDLALKVGVNVEAELGKVGGVEDDIVVDEKDAEKAIPSECRQFIEETGVPTLAPAIGTAHGIYKGVPDIDFDRIEQIAALVNVPLVLHGGSAVPEEDVRRCVTLGMAKVNVSTELKNAYSEAIRDHFSNEPESLDPRMYLQKAKQAAKDMVTSKIRIVGSEGKAHLLYQ; encoded by the coding sequence ATGCCTTTACTTTCAACAACACCGATGCTTGAAGCTGCAAAAAAAGAAAAATACGGAATTGTCGCATTCAATGTGCACTCCTTTGACAGTATTTATTGGGTGCTCGAAACGGCAGCTGAATTAAAGTCACCTGTGATTTTGCAAACGACGGTCGGAACGGTTCAATCTCTTGGAGCAAAAGCCATTGCAGATACAGTGAAGGCGGCAGCTGACCAATATCAAATCCCAATCGGTCTTCACCTGGATCATTGTACTGACTTTGATGTGATTCTCACCTGTATCAGGGCGGGTTATACATCCGTTATGATCGATGCATCGATGCATTCGTATGAAGAAAATGTACGCCGCACAAAAGAAGTGGTTGATCTTGCATTAAAAGTAGGTGTGAATGTAGAAGCCGAGCTAGGCAAGGTAGGCGGCGTAGAAGATGACATCGTGGTAGATGAAAAGGATGCTGAAAAAGCCATTCCATCAGAGTGCCGTCAATTTATAGAAGAAACAGGGGTACCCACTTTAGCGCCTGCGATCGGCACCGCCCACGGCATTTATAAAGGGGTACCGGATATTGATTTTGACCGCATTGAACAAATTGCAGCGCTTGTCAATGTACCACTTGTCCTGCACGGAGGTTCAGCTGTACCAGAAGAGGATGTCAGAAGATGTGTCACACTTGGTATGGCTAAGGTCAATGTCTCAACTGAACTAAAAAACGCCTACTCCGAAGCCATTCGTGATCATTTCTCAAACGAACCCGAAAGCTTAGATCCGCGTATGTATTTACAAAAAGCAAAACAAGCAGCAAAGGACATGGTCACATCTAAAATACGGATCGTTGGCAGTGAAGGCAAAGCCCATCTTTTATATCAATGA
- a CDS encoding PTS sugar transporter subunit IIA: MMEHIYMNLHETASSQAGVFAAIADIACKAGICTSPEDVKEGLVEREALSTTGFQDGFAIPHTQTDAITKPALVIVRTETGIEWDAFDGKPCFFFLSLLIPKNEAGTTHLKALSALSRGLMDEAKRQKLLETRTNEEMLAVLKTEILTREDV; encoded by the coding sequence ATGATGGAACATATTTATATGAATCTTCATGAAACAGCTTCTTCACAGGCAGGCGTTTTCGCAGCCATTGCTGACATTGCCTGCAAAGCAGGTATTTGCACATCGCCAGAGGATGTCAAAGAAGGCTTAGTTGAAAGGGAAGCTCTTAGTACAACAGGCTTTCAAGATGGATTTGCCATTCCGCATACACAGACAGACGCCATCACGAAACCAGCACTAGTGATCGTCCGCACCGAAACCGGAATTGAATGGGACGCTTTTGATGGAAAGCCTTGCTTTTTCTTCTTATCCTTACTGATCCCAAAAAATGAAGCAGGGACCACTCATTTAAAAGCACTTTCTGCCCTTTCACGAGGCTTAATGGATGAAGCGAAACGTCAAAAGCTGCTCGAAACAAGAACAAATGAAGAAATGCTCGCTGTATTAAAAACAGAAATTTTGACTAGAGAGGATGTTTGA